A portion of the Candidatus Hydrogenedentota bacterium genome contains these proteins:
- the hprK gene encoding HPr(Ser) kinase/phosphatase has product MADDLDIEVIAGFQGIGRPVFTSDINRPGLALSGYLEYFANDRVQLLGNTEIHYMEKLPPALLERRLTAMFSFEIPIFVLSRNLSPQNVFLDLCNHRGVPVLRTSKSTDEVISRIILFLAEEFSPETVVHGTAVDCYGVGCLIVGSPGVGKSETALELVERGHRLIADDVVALKRLREDNLYAETNPVIEHHMEIRGVGIIDVKAIFGVGCVRNTKRIGLIVELEEWNQNAFYDRTGLTEEHVDILGVRIPHLRIPVRPGRNIAIIIEVAALNHRLKELGMNPAEQFNNRILGIINDRSN; this is encoded by the coding sequence ATGGCGGACGATCTGGATATTGAGGTCATTGCGGGGTTTCAAGGTATCGGGCGACCGGTGTTTACCTCGGATATCAACCGTCCGGGGCTGGCCCTCAGCGGCTATCTCGAATACTTTGCCAACGACCGCGTCCAGTTGCTGGGGAATACGGAAATTCACTACATGGAGAAGCTCCCTCCCGCCCTGCTCGAACGGCGGTTGACGGCCATGTTCTCCTTTGAAATTCCCATTTTTGTACTATCCAGAAATCTCTCGCCGCAGAATGTATTCCTGGATCTGTGCAATCACCGGGGGGTTCCGGTGCTGCGCACCTCCAAATCCACGGATGAAGTCATCAGCCGGATCATTCTTTTTCTGGCGGAAGAGTTTTCGCCCGAAACGGTGGTTCACGGCACGGCGGTGGATTGTTACGGCGTCGGTTGCCTGATCGTGGGCTCACCCGGGGTGGGCAAGAGCGAGACGGCGCTGGAACTGGTGGAGCGGGGACATCGACTGATCGCGGACGACGTGGTGGCGCTGAAGCGGCTTCGGGAAGACAATCTTTACGCCGAAACGAACCCCGTTATCGAACATCATATGGAGATTCGGGGCGTCGGCATTATCGACGTGAAGGCCATTTTCGGTGTGGGTTGTGTGCGCAATACCAAGCGAATCGGCCTGATTGTGGAGCTGGAGGAGTGGAATCAGAACGCTTTCTACGACCGTACGGGGTTGACGGAAGAGCATGTGGATATACTGGGCGTCCGGATCCCGCACCTTCGTATTCCGGTTCGTCCCGGGCGGAATATCGCCATTATCATTGAGGTGGCGGCCCTGAACCATCGCCTCAAAGAGCTGGGGATGAACCCAGCGGAACAGTTTAACAATCGAATTCTGGGAATTATCAACGACCGCAGTAATTGA